A section of the Streptomyces sp. NBC_01408 genome encodes:
- a CDS encoding iron ABC transporter substrate-binding protein, whose amino-acid sequence MRRPLVRRLTALFAAALLLPAVAGCGVDEDDAGLVIYSGRNEKLVKPLLDELEKAVGTTVAVRYGESAELAAQIQEEGGKTKAGLFFSQDAGALGALSTKGLLEKLPQESLDKVDPGFRGGAGDWVGTSGRVRVLAYDPAQVSKVPDTVHDLVKPEWKGKVGYVPTNASFQAFVTGMRVLEGDDATRTWLKGLKANEPKVYDNNLKVLDAVGKGEVSLGLVNHYYWYEQVAEKGEAKVKAKIHFLPGGDPGGLVNTAGVGIVKGSDQAPAAQKAVDFLLSEKAQKYFAEDTREYPLASGVTSTVKGLPALASLDAPKIDLGKLESLQETLKMLQDVGMV is encoded by the coding sequence ATGCGACGCCCCTTGGTCCGACGCTTGACCGCGCTCTTCGCGGCGGCACTTCTTCTCCCCGCGGTCGCAGGCTGCGGCGTCGACGAGGACGACGCGGGGCTCGTGATCTACTCGGGCCGCAACGAGAAGCTGGTCAAGCCGCTCCTGGACGAGCTGGAGAAGGCCGTCGGCACCACGGTCGCGGTCCGCTACGGCGAGAGCGCCGAACTCGCGGCCCAGATCCAGGAAGAGGGCGGCAAGACCAAGGCCGGGCTGTTCTTCTCCCAGGACGCCGGCGCCCTCGGGGCCCTGTCCACCAAGGGCCTGCTGGAGAAGCTGCCGCAGGAGTCCCTGGACAAGGTGGACCCCGGCTTCCGTGGCGGCGCGGGCGACTGGGTCGGCACCTCCGGGCGCGTCCGTGTCCTCGCCTACGACCCCGCTCAGGTGTCCAAGGTGCCGGACACCGTCCACGACCTGGTCAAGCCGGAGTGGAAGGGCAAGGTCGGATACGTCCCGACGAACGCCTCCTTCCAGGCCTTCGTCACCGGCATGCGCGTCCTGGAGGGCGACGACGCCACCCGCACCTGGCTGAAGGGGCTGAAGGCCAACGAGCCCAAGGTCTACGACAACAACCTCAAGGTGCTGGACGCGGTCGGCAAGGGCGAGGTCTCGCTCGGCCTGGTCAACCACTACTACTGGTACGAGCAGGTCGCCGAGAAGGGCGAGGCCAAGGTCAAGGCGAAGATCCACTTCCTCCCCGGCGGCGACCCGGGCGGCCTCGTCAACACCGCCGGTGTCGGCATCGTCAAGGGCAGCGACCAGGCGCCGGCCGCGCAGAAGGCCGTCGACTTCCTGCTCTCCGAGAAGGCGCAGAAGTACTTCGCCGAGGACACCAGGGAATACCCGCTGGCCTCGGGTGTGACCAGCACGGTCAAGGGTCTGCCCGCGCTGGCCTCCCTCGACGCGCCCAAGATCGACCTCGGCAAGCTGGAATCGCTTCAGGAGACCCTGAAGATGCTCCAGGACGTCGGGATGGTCTGA
- a CDS encoding AMP-binding protein, whose amino-acid sequence MTVLPDLFPGTTSVPFAHGLAAHGDRTAVITADGRVSYAELAARVDATARRLGRERRLVLLVGANTVDALVVHLAALAAGHPVLLVPGDHPEAVQSLIDAYDPDVVAHPQGGEWLLDERRAVSAHELHPDLALLLSTSGSTGSPKLVRLSHENLQANAESIAQYLDIRDTDRAATTLPLHYCYGLSVVHSHLLRGAGLILTDLSVADTCFWDLFRAGRGTTFAGVPYTFDLLDRVGFATMELPHLRYVTQAGGRLAPDRVRRYAALGRAAGWQLFVMYGQTEATARMAYLPPHLAETRPEAAGIPVPGGSFRLQPLPDSPDGSTGESTDENTGELVYSGPNVMLGYARTPADLARGRTVHELHTGDIARRTPEGLYEIVGRSSRFAKILGLRIDPGQVEAMLARHDVTALCTGDDETLCVAAVGAGDSEARRIARLVARDCGLPARAVRVRILADLPRLPTGKPDYQAVRALTRPAPDTATGPGATPDAVPESLRLLYARILDRTDVTDESSFVSLGGDSLSYVEMSIQLEERLGHLPAGWHTTPIRDLRPPEQAGPSRRRTLETSVALRALAILCIVGSHIHVFGIKGGAHILLAVAGYNFARFHLTTAERRVRIRRGWTSIARVALPSMAWIGLILLLNDDYTLANLFLLDGVTGPDDLKSGMHFWFIEALVYILIAAVGLLSLPAVDRWERRFPYTLPLTLAGLGLLTRYDLVGLPAREQIPDAITVFWLFALGWAAAKSTTVRQRLLITAAALATVPGFFPGDPGREAIIMAGFALLVWVPSLPSRERLNQLAGLLATSSLYIYLTHWQIFPLIDGFSRHLAFLASLLFGIAYAAGAARLTRAVSARTRAGGVRTR is encoded by the coding sequence GTGACAGTCCTTCCCGACCTGTTCCCAGGCACCACATCCGTCCCGTTCGCCCACGGGCTCGCCGCCCACGGCGACCGGACCGCCGTCATCACGGCCGACGGCCGGGTCAGCTACGCCGAGCTGGCCGCGCGCGTGGACGCGACGGCCCGCCGCCTCGGCCGGGAGCGCCGTCTGGTCCTGCTGGTCGGTGCCAACACCGTCGACGCCCTCGTCGTCCACCTCGCCGCCCTCGCGGCCGGACACCCTGTGCTCCTGGTGCCGGGCGACCACCCCGAAGCCGTCCAGTCCCTGATCGACGCGTACGACCCGGACGTCGTGGCCCACCCCCAGGGCGGGGAATGGCTGCTCGACGAGCGACGCGCGGTCTCGGCGCACGAGCTGCACCCGGACCTCGCCCTGCTGCTGAGCACCTCGGGCTCGACCGGATCGCCGAAGCTCGTCCGGCTGTCACACGAGAACCTCCAGGCCAACGCGGAGTCCATCGCGCAGTACCTGGACATCCGGGACACCGACCGCGCCGCGACCACCCTGCCCCTGCACTACTGCTACGGCCTGTCCGTCGTGCACAGCCACCTGCTGCGCGGCGCCGGACTGATCCTGACCGACCTGTCGGTCGCGGACACCTGCTTCTGGGACCTCTTCAGGGCGGGCCGGGGGACGACCTTCGCCGGGGTTCCGTACACCTTCGACCTGCTCGACCGGGTCGGTTTCGCCACCATGGAACTGCCCCACCTGCGCTACGTCACCCAGGCGGGCGGCCGCCTGGCGCCCGACCGGGTCCGGCGGTACGCCGCACTCGGCCGCGCCGCCGGCTGGCAGCTCTTCGTCATGTACGGCCAGACCGAGGCGACGGCCCGCATGGCCTACCTGCCGCCGCACCTCGCGGAAACCCGCCCCGAGGCGGCGGGAATCCCGGTCCCCGGCGGCTCCTTCCGCCTTCAGCCGCTGCCCGACAGCCCCGACGGGAGCACCGGCGAGAGCACCGACGAGAACACCGGCGAACTGGTCTACTCGGGCCCCAACGTCATGCTCGGTTACGCCCGCACCCCCGCCGACCTCGCGCGCGGCCGGACCGTGCACGAACTCCACACCGGCGACATCGCGCGCCGCACACCCGAGGGTCTGTACGAGATCGTCGGCCGGAGCAGCCGGTTCGCGAAGATCCTCGGCCTGCGCATCGACCCCGGGCAGGTCGAGGCGATGCTCGCCCGACACGACGTCACCGCCCTGTGCACCGGCGACGACGAGACCCTCTGTGTCGCGGCCGTGGGTGCCGGCGACTCCGAAGCCCGCCGGATAGCCAGGCTCGTGGCTCGCGACTGCGGTCTGCCGGCCCGCGCTGTCCGCGTCCGGATCCTGGCCGACCTCCCCCGCCTGCCCACGGGGAAGCCCGACTACCAGGCGGTGCGCGCCCTGACCCGTCCCGCGCCTGATACCGCGACCGGCCCCGGTGCCACGCCCGACGCAGTCCCCGAAAGCCTGCGCCTGCTGTATGCGCGGATCCTCGACCGCACGGACGTGACGGACGAAAGCTCCTTCGTCAGCCTGGGCGGCGATTCACTCTCGTACGTCGAGATGTCGATCCAGCTCGAAGAGCGGCTCGGCCACCTGCCCGCCGGCTGGCACACCACCCCGATCCGGGATCTCAGGCCGCCCGAGCAGGCGGGCCCCTCCCGCAGGCGGACCCTGGAGACAAGCGTCGCGCTCCGCGCCCTGGCAATCCTCTGCATCGTCGGCTCGCACATCCATGTGTTCGGCATCAAGGGCGGGGCGCACATCCTGCTCGCGGTCGCCGGATACAACTTCGCCCGCTTCCACCTCACCACTGCCGAACGGCGCGTACGCATACGCCGGGGCTGGACCAGCATCGCCCGCGTCGCGCTGCCGAGCATGGCCTGGATCGGCCTGATCCTGCTCCTCAACGACGATTACACGCTCGCCAATCTCTTCCTGCTCGATGGCGTCACGGGGCCCGACGACCTCAAGAGCGGCATGCACTTCTGGTTCATCGAGGCTCTCGTCTACATCCTGATCGCCGCCGTCGGCCTCCTGAGCCTGCCCGCGGTGGACCGGTGGGAGCGCCGCTTCCCGTACACCCTGCCCCTCACACTCGCCGGGCTGGGACTGCTCACCCGCTACGACCTCGTCGGCCTGCCCGCCCGCGAGCAGATCCCCGACGCCATCACGGTCTTCTGGCTGTTCGCGCTCGGCTGGGCGGCGGCCAAGTCCACCACCGTGCGACAGCGCCTGCTGATCACCGCCGCGGCCCTGGCCACCGTGCCGGGCTTCTTCCCCGGCGACCCCGGCCGCGAAGCGATCATCATGGCCGGATTCGCGCTGCTGGTCTGGGTACCCAGCCTCCCCAGCCGCGAGCGCCTCAACCAACTGGCCGGCCTCCTCGCGACCAGCTCCCTGTACATCTACCTGACCCACTGGCAGATCTTCCCGCTCATCGACGGGTTCTCCCGGCACCTGGCCTTCCTCGCCTCACTCCTCTTCGGCATCGCCTACGCCGCCGGCGCCGCCCGTCTGACGCGAGCAGTGTCCGCGCGGACGAGGGCCGGCGGCGTCCGGACCCGCTGA
- a CDS encoding PLP-dependent cysteine synthase family protein encodes MHASTTDPSATGRTALSELVGNTPLLRISEPLAPAGRGFWAKLEGFNPGGIKDRPGLHMVERARTRGDLKPGARIIESTSGTLGLGLALAGMAYGHPVTLVTDPGLEPSMTRLLVAYGAQVNVVSEPHPTGGWQQARRDRVQQLMAQHAGSWCPDQYNNPDNTAAYTPLALELATELRHIDVLVCSVGTGGHSAGISRVLRQLYPDLTMVGVDTIGSTIFGQPARPRLMRGLGSSIYPRNVAYDNFSEVHWVSPAEAVWTCRRLAGSHYATGGWSVGAVALVAGWLARSLPKEARIAAVFPDGPQRYLGTVYDDGYCAAHGLLDSPPAPEPDLIGRLDEKEVTRWTRCTTVVDPLTLVGDGKTDTSGGPEAREAR; translated from the coding sequence ATGCATGCTTCGACCACCGACCCGTCCGCCACCGGCCGCACGGCCCTGTCAGAACTGGTGGGCAACACCCCGCTGCTGCGCATCTCCGAACCCCTCGCCCCGGCAGGACGGGGCTTCTGGGCGAAGCTGGAGGGCTTCAACCCCGGCGGCATCAAGGACCGTCCCGGCCTGCACATGGTCGAACGGGCGCGTACGCGCGGCGACCTGAAGCCCGGCGCGAGGATCATCGAGTCCACCAGCGGAACCCTGGGCCTGGGCCTCGCTCTGGCCGGCATGGCCTACGGGCACCCGGTCACCCTGGTCACGGACCCGGGCCTTGAGCCGTCCATGACCCGGCTCCTGGTCGCGTACGGCGCCCAGGTCAACGTGGTCTCCGAGCCGCACCCCACCGGCGGCTGGCAGCAGGCCCGCCGCGACCGCGTGCAGCAGCTCATGGCCCAGCACGCGGGCTCCTGGTGCCCGGACCAGTACAACAACCCCGACAACACCGCCGCCTACACCCCGCTCGCCCTCGAACTGGCCACCGAGCTGCGGCACATCGACGTACTGGTGTGCAGCGTCGGCACCGGCGGCCACTCCGCCGGGATCTCACGGGTACTGCGACAGCTCTACCCGGACCTGACGATGGTGGGAGTGGACACCATCGGCTCGACGATCTTCGGGCAGCCCGCCCGGCCGAGGCTGATGCGCGGGCTGGGGTCGAGCATCTACCCCCGTAACGTCGCCTATGACAACTTCAGCGAAGTGCACTGGGTCTCCCCCGCCGAAGCCGTGTGGACCTGCCGCCGGCTGGCCGGCTCCCACTACGCCACCGGCGGATGGAGCGTCGGAGCGGTCGCGCTGGTGGCCGGCTGGCTCGCCCGGTCGCTTCCGAAGGAGGCACGGATCGCGGCCGTCTTCCCGGACGGCCCGCAGCGGTACCTCGGCACCGTCTACGACGACGGCTACTGCGCCGCCCACGGTCTGCTCGACTCCCCGCCCGCCCCGGAACCGGACCTGATCGGCCGACTGGACGAGAAGGAGGTCACCCGCTGGACCCGCTGCACCACCGTCGTCGACCCGCTCACCCTCGTCGGTGACGGCAAGACCGACACCTCCGGCGGACCCGAGGCCCGGGAGGCCCGGTGA
- a CDS encoding MFS transporter has protein sequence MKDTIKQVRSYDRSVQLLMVNQFAINLGFYMLMPYLATYLAGPLGLAAWLVGLILGVRNFSQQGMFLIGGTLGDRLGYKPMIIAGLVLRVIGFATLGLVESVPALLAASAATGLAGALFNPATRAYLAADAGERRVEAFALFNVFYQAGILLGPLVGMVLTGVDFSVTCLVAAGIFAILSIVQIWALPARRADHADTAEGGREGILRQWRGMFSNRPFLLFSLAMIGSYVMTFQVYLSLPLEVRRLGGEGTFGTAAVAVLFAVSGLSTIVLQTRVTAWCKARMEPGRALTWGLLAMGAAFVPLLAASAVPVPDSGVGLWLLAGLPSAMAALLLAVGTMIAYPFEMDTIVRLAGNRLVATHYGLYNTICGIGITVGNLVMGMALDAAREARVPALPWLALLLLGLACAAALHALNRTGRLSPGQAEGERQAVTA, from the coding sequence GTGAAGGACACGATCAAGCAGGTCCGCTCGTACGACCGCAGCGTCCAGCTCCTGATGGTCAACCAGTTCGCCATCAACCTGGGCTTCTACATGCTGATGCCGTACCTGGCCACCTATCTGGCCGGGCCGCTGGGGCTGGCGGCCTGGCTCGTAGGGCTGATCCTCGGGGTGCGCAACTTCAGTCAGCAGGGCATGTTCCTCATCGGCGGGACACTGGGCGACCGGCTCGGCTACAAGCCGATGATCATCGCGGGACTCGTGCTGCGCGTGATCGGGTTCGCGACGCTCGGCCTGGTCGAGTCGGTGCCCGCGCTGCTGGCCGCGTCGGCGGCCACGGGCCTGGCCGGGGCCCTGTTCAACCCGGCCACCCGGGCCTACCTGGCGGCGGATGCGGGTGAGCGCCGTGTCGAGGCGTTCGCCCTGTTCAACGTCTTCTACCAGGCGGGCATCCTGCTCGGCCCGCTGGTCGGCATGGTGCTGACGGGCGTGGACTTCAGCGTCACCTGCCTGGTGGCGGCCGGCATCTTCGCGATCCTGAGCATCGTCCAGATCTGGGCCCTGCCGGCCCGCCGCGCCGACCACGCCGACACGGCGGAAGGGGGACGTGAGGGCATCCTGCGGCAGTGGCGGGGGATGTTCTCGAACCGTCCGTTCCTGCTGTTCTCCCTGGCCATGATCGGCTCGTACGTCATGACCTTCCAGGTCTACCTGTCCCTCCCGCTGGAGGTCAGGCGCCTGGGCGGTGAGGGTACGTTCGGCACCGCCGCGGTGGCGGTCCTGTTCGCCGTCTCCGGGCTGAGCACGATCGTCCTCCAGACCAGGGTCACCGCCTGGTGCAAGGCCCGGATGGAACCGGGCCGTGCGCTGACGTGGGGACTGCTGGCGATGGGAGCGGCCTTCGTCCCCCTCCTCGCGGCGTCGGCGGTCCCGGTACCGGACAGCGGGGTGGGTCTGTGGCTGCTGGCCGGACTTCCGTCGGCCATGGCGGCGCTGCTGCTGGCGGTCGGCACGATGATCGCCTACCCCTTCGAGATGGACACCATCGTCCGCCTCGCGGGCAACCGTCTCGTGGCCACGCACTACGGCCTCTACAACACCATCTGCGGAATCGGCATCACGGTCGGCAACCTCGTGATGGGCATGGCGCTGGACGCGGCCCGGGAAGCGCGCGTGCCCGCGCTGCCCTGGCTGGCGCTTCTCCTGCTCGGCCTGGCCTGCGCGGCCGCGCTCCACGCGTTGAACCGCACCGGCAGGCTGTCACCCGGGCAAGCGGAGGGGGAACGTCAGGCAGTGACCGCCTGA
- a CDS encoding TetR/AcrR family transcriptional regulator — MSPRGVAIPDLRGRLFAAAERVVARDGAMALTSRAITAEADCGKGVLHAHFAGLDEFVAELVLDRFARSARQAEALEAKVGQATVAANLQEVALALLEALPPAVVGLAMTRPAAALHTRQGFQAGAPAFDAIQHAFTVYLQGEQRGGRLPADADAATIALALVGTIHHLLMTGVSGRSEEPKATTGRLLAVLLGGAVQSAP, encoded by the coding sequence GTGTCACCTCGTGGAGTGGCGATTCCGGATTTGCGCGGCCGGCTGTTCGCGGCTGCGGAGCGGGTGGTGGCCCGCGACGGCGCGATGGCCCTGACCAGCCGCGCGATCACAGCGGAGGCGGACTGCGGCAAGGGTGTCCTGCACGCGCACTTCGCCGGCCTGGACGAATTCGTCGCCGAGCTGGTCCTGGACCGGTTCGCCCGCAGCGCCCGCCAGGCCGAGGCGCTGGAGGCGAAGGTGGGGCAGGCCACGGTGGCGGCCAACCTGCAGGAAGTCGCCCTCGCCCTGCTGGAGGCCCTGCCCCCGGCGGTGGTGGGGCTTGCGATGACGCGCCCGGCAGCCGCGCTGCACACCCGGCAGGGCTTCCAGGCCGGCGCGCCCGCCTTCGATGCGATCCAGCACGCCTTCACCGTCTACCTGCAGGGGGAGCAGCGCGGCGGCCGGCTGCCCGCGGACGCCGACGCTGCCACCATCGCGCTCGCGCTCGTCGGCACGATCCACCACCTGCTGATGACAGGTGTTTCCGGCCGGAGCGAGGAGCCGAAGGCCACCACGGGGCGGCTGCTGGCCGTTCTCCTCGGCGGTGCCGTGCAGTCGGCTCCGTAG
- a CDS encoding class I SAM-dependent methyltransferase — protein sequence MGQFVNTAQAEAWNGYEGEQWARSADRWDAVNDGFNQPLLEAAAISAADRVLDIGCGAGRTTRLAARRAQQGRALGLDLSGPMLEKARGSALREGRENVSFVQGDAQVHPFEADAFDVVISRYGMTFFTDPVAAFSNLHRAVRPGGRLAFICAAEAEANEWLRALASLDGILPIGGFGRPGAPGMFSLTEPDRIRALLTASGFVEADVQRVETPGNWGIDAADAAAFLLDSGPGRHLLDQVSTEAQAEARLVLTDALRGYEANGAVWLRSSSWLVTAERGRMAA from the coding sequence ATGGGTCAATTCGTCAACACCGCACAGGCCGAGGCGTGGAACGGCTACGAGGGCGAGCAGTGGGCCCGCAGCGCGGACCGCTGGGACGCCGTCAACGACGGCTTCAACCAGCCCCTCCTGGAGGCCGCGGCCATCTCGGCGGCCGATCGGGTACTGGACATCGGCTGCGGGGCCGGCCGCACCACCCGACTCGCGGCCCGGCGCGCCCAGCAGGGTCGGGCACTGGGGCTGGATCTGTCCGGCCCGATGCTCGAGAAGGCTCGCGGCAGCGCCCTGCGTGAAGGCCGGGAGAACGTCTCCTTCGTCCAGGGCGACGCCCAGGTCCACCCCTTCGAGGCCGACGCCTTCGACGTGGTCATCAGCCGCTACGGCATGACGTTCTTCACCGACCCCGTCGCCGCGTTCTCCAACCTCCACCGCGCAGTGCGGCCCGGCGGGCGGCTGGCGTTCATCTGCGCGGCCGAGGCCGAAGCCAACGAGTGGCTCCGGGCGTTGGCCTCGCTCGACGGCATCCTGCCGATCGGCGGCTTCGGCAGGCCGGGCGCGCCCGGCATGTTCTCACTCACCGAACCGGACCGCATCCGCGCCCTGCTCACCGCGAGCGGCTTCGTCGAAGCCGACGTGCAGCGGGTCGAGACCCCCGGCAACTGGGGAATCGACGCCGCGGACGCGGCCGCCTTCCTGCTGGACTCCGGCCCTGGACGCCATCTGCTCGACCAGGTCAGCACCGAGGCACAGGCCGAGGCACGGCTGGTGCTGACCGACGCCCTGCGCGGCTACGAAGCGAACGGAGCGGTGTGGCTGCGCAGCAGTTCCTGGCTGGTCACCGCGGAACGGGGCCGCATGGCGGCCTGA
- a CDS encoding glyoxal oxidase produces the protein MSRRHRSKRIAASLSALAATALFVTAVPATAHDGAGHPDEAAEAATLGASHAQEHAKIRAAAQALGGYSQLARIEGLSNLTRSQELANSKFHPKAYGQFAEYFQSPDFAAHIAMLPTGKVLLFSFERVETDPTEEPAPTNTLGPENAGRAFLWDPGKGTGPEAFKKVTPPELVVPDGTDVKRPAPFFCAGHAFLPNGMLGVFGGNLGYGGGAGAKLSLVFDPWTETWAVNKDMSVGRWYPSVATAPDGRLLIMSGHTDAGWGTSTSVVERFPAKSHPVPFEKTLIPRDVPTDTLRVDAPFGEDSDYPHLFTLRDGKVYGLGRHATRQWAFDPVAETRTDLPARPDGVHRGYGSAVALPAGFRGPNSVLILGGDRDDPNTYQLADGVWEKKQPRAFGRTQDNTLILPDASLLTVNGAYGIRDYGNGDYNPKSDLKYRQIETRNALGEWTLGPVQRLPRGYHANSVVLPDGRVMVTGDELQQLANDPKIDDDMNGSIEIYEPAYLHQGARPKLDTVPGGPIRYDSRFRVTTSTPGQVKKAILLAPTTATHAVNTSQRHLELRIVQRQGNTLGLQAPPSASDAPPGHYMLFLLDEKGVPSTAKFVSLR, from the coding sequence ATGTCACGCAGGCACCGCTCCAAGAGAATCGCGGCGTCGCTCTCCGCGCTCGCGGCCACCGCCCTCTTCGTGACCGCCGTCCCGGCCACCGCTCACGACGGGGCCGGCCATCCCGACGAAGCCGCCGAGGCCGCCACCCTGGGGGCCTCGCATGCTCAGGAGCATGCCAAGATCCGCGCGGCGGCCCAGGCTCTGGGTGGGTACTCCCAGCTGGCGCGGATCGAGGGCCTGAGCAACCTGACCAGGTCTCAGGAGCTGGCGAACTCGAAGTTCCACCCCAAGGCGTACGGGCAGTTCGCGGAGTACTTCCAGTCGCCCGACTTCGCCGCCCACATCGCCATGCTGCCCACCGGCAAGGTGCTGCTGTTCTCCTTCGAGCGCGTCGAGACCGACCCCACGGAGGAGCCCGCGCCGACCAACACGCTCGGGCCGGAGAACGCCGGCCGCGCCTTCCTCTGGGATCCGGGGAAGGGGACCGGCCCCGAGGCGTTCAAAAAGGTCACCCCGCCCGAGCTGGTCGTGCCGGACGGCACGGACGTGAAGCGCCCGGCACCCTTCTTCTGCGCCGGGCACGCCTTCCTGCCCAACGGCATGCTCGGCGTCTTCGGCGGGAACCTCGGCTACGGCGGAGGCGCCGGAGCGAAGCTGTCCCTCGTCTTCGACCCGTGGACCGAGACGTGGGCGGTCAACAAGGACATGTCGGTGGGTCGCTGGTACCCGTCCGTCGCCACCGCCCCCGACGGGCGCCTCCTCATCATGTCCGGGCACACCGACGCGGGCTGGGGCACCTCCACCTCGGTTGTCGAGCGGTTCCCGGCGAAGAGCCACCCGGTCCCCTTCGAGAAGACCCTGATCCCGCGGGACGTTCCCACCGACACCCTTCGCGTCGACGCGCCGTTCGGCGAGGACAGTGACTACCCGCACCTGTTCACCCTGCGCGACGGCAAGGTGTACGGCCTGGGCCGCCACGCGACCCGGCAGTGGGCGTTCGACCCGGTCGCGGAGACGCGTACGGACCTTCCCGCCCGCCCGGACGGCGTCCACCGCGGCTACGGCTCGGCGGTGGCGCTGCCCGCCGGATTCCGCGGCCCGAACTCCGTGCTGATCCTCGGAGGTGACCGCGACGACCCCAACACCTACCAGCTGGCGGACGGGGTGTGGGAGAAGAAGCAGCCGCGCGCCTTCGGACGGACCCAGGACAACACCCTCATCCTCCCGGACGCGAGCCTGCTGACGGTCAACGGTGCCTACGGCATCCGGGACTACGGAAACGGGGACTACAACCCCAAGTCCGATCTCAAGTACCGCCAGATCGAAACCCGCAACGCGCTCGGGGAGTGGACCCTCGGCCCCGTGCAGCGGCTGCCGCGCGGCTACCACGCCAACTCGGTCGTCCTGCCCGACGGCCGCGTCATGGTCACCGGCGACGAACTCCAGCAGCTCGCCAACGACCCGAAGATCGACGACGACATGAACGGCAGCATCGAGATCTACGAGCCCGCCTACCTCCACCAGGGCGCGAGGCCCAAGCTCGACACCGTACCGGGCGGCCCCATCCGCTACGACTCCCGCTTCAGGGTGACCACTTCGACCCCCGGTCAGGTCAAGAAGGCCATCCTGCTGGCGCCGACCACCGCGACCCACGCGGTCAACACCAGCCAGCGGCATCTGGAATTGCGGATCGTCCAGCGTCAGGGCAACACGCTCGGGCTGCAGGCCCCGCCCTCCGCCAGTGACGCCCCGCCCGGCCACTACATGCTCTTCCTGCTGGACGAGAAGGGGGTACCGAGCACGGCCAAGTTCGTGTCCCTGCGCTGA